In the Rhodoferax fermentans genome, TACCGGTCTCGGTCAAGGAATTCCTGACCCTGCTGGAGGCGCTCAAGCTCGGGGTGGTCGGGCCCAAAACGCCGCAGGCTGAGGATGACGAGACAGGTGATGCGCCGCAAGGCTACAAGATCGAGGACTTCTACTTTTTGAGCCGCGCCACCTTGGTCAAGGACGAAAAACATTACGACAAGTTCGACAAGGCGTTTGCCGCCTACTTCCACGGCGTCGAGCTGATCACCGACATTACCCAAGACATCCCGCTTGACTGGCTCAAAAAGACGTTGGATATCCACCTGACGCCCGAGCAGAAAGCCGCCATCGAGGCCATGGGTTGGGACGAGTTGATGGAAACGCTCAAAAAACGCCTCGAAGAACAAAAAGAGCGCCACGAAGGTGGCAGCAAGTGGATTGGCACCGGCGGCACCTCACCTTTTGGACACGGTGGTTACAACCCCAAGGGCATTCGTATTGGCGGGCCGGGTCAGAATAAGAGTGCGGTCAAGGTTTGGGAGCAACGCGCCTACCGCGACTATGACGACACCCAGGAACTCGGCACCCGCAACATCAAGGTCGCGCTGCGCCGCCTGCGCAAGTTCGCGCGCGAGGGCCATGTGGAAGAGCTGGACCTGGACAACACCATTCGCAGCACCGCCACCAACGCCGGTTACCTGGACATCAAGATGCGCCCAGAGCGCCACAACAACGTCAAGGTGCTGCTGCTGATGGACGTGGGCGGCACCATGGACGAACACATCGCGCGGGTCGAGGAGCTGTTTTCTGCGGCCAAGACTGAGTTCAAACACCTGGAGTTTTATTACTTCCACAACTGTGTTTACGACTTTGTCTGGAAGAACAATCGCCGCCGCTTTGCCGAGAAGTTCCCGACCTGGGACATCGTGCGCAAGTACAACAAGGACTACAAACTGATCTTCATCGGTGACGCCACCATGAGCCCGTATGAAATTTTGCAACCCGGCGGCAGTGTGGAGTACGGCAACGAAGAAGCCGGTGCCGAATGGCTGGGCCGACTCACCCACGCTTACCCACAGTTCGCCTGGATCAACCCCGAGCCGCAAGGCGTCTGGCAGTACCGCCAGAGCATCAGCATCGTGCAGCAACTGATGGGTGGGCGCATGTTCCCGATGACCCTCAAGGGTCTGGAAGAGGCCATGCGATTGCTCAGCCAATGAGCACACGCTGGTACCAAAGAGCCCTTGGGTTTGGGGCCGTGCTGTGGCTGGCCCCGCTGCTGGTGGCTGCCCAAACCCTGCCAGATCCCGATGGTGCGGCGCCCGCCACACCACCCGAGGTCATGGCCACCCTGCATGACAGCGCGGCCAGCAGCCCCGCTGCCATGGATGACAGCAGCGCCACACCCGCTTTCACACTGACCATCAGCGCCCCCGATGACATCAAAACCCTGCTGGAGCGGCACCTGGAGTTGCAACGCTATCGCAGCCTGAGCGACCTCAGCAACGACGAGCTGGACCGCCTGCTCGACATGGCCAAGCTCGATGCCAACCAGTTGCTTGCCACCCAGGGTTATTTCTCACCGCTGGTCACCGTCAGCCGAAGCGGTGAGGCACAAACCAGCGCCACCCGAGAGGTGCAGATGGTGGTGGTGCCCGGTGAGCCGGTGCAGGTCAGCCAGGTTCGGATGCAGTTCAGCGGCCCGATCACCACCGACCCAGAAGACGCGGCACAACGGGCGCTGATCACCGGCACGTGGCTGCTGCCCGCAGGCAACCGCTTCACCCAGGCCGCCTGGAGTGCGGCCAAACAGCAGGCGCTCCAGCAACTCAGCAGCCAGCGCTACCCCACCGGCACCGTCAGTGTGTCCGAGGCCGATGTGGACCCCGAAACCCACAGCGCCACATTGACCCTCACACTCGACTCCGGCCCCGCCTTTCGCCTGGGCGCGATGATCCCCACCGGCCTCAACCGGTATGACACCGAGCTGGTGCGCCGGCTGGCACGCCTGCCCGAGGGCAGCGACTACGACCTCAAAGAGCTGGTGGCTGCCCAGCAGCGCCTGACCCGCAGTGGCTACTTCAACACCGCGTTCATCCGGCTGGACACCAGCGCAGCCGACCCACAAGCCGCCCCCGTGCTGGTGACGCTGCGCGAAGCCCCGCTGCAAAAAGTCACGATTGGTGTGGGCGCCAGCAGCGACAGCGGCGCCCGTTTCAGCGCCGAACACTTACACCAGATGCTGCCCGGCCTGGGCTGGCGCGCGCTCAGCAAACTCTCGCTTGACCAAGACACCCAGTCGCTGAGCACCGAGCTGACCGCGCCCCCCAACGAGGCAGGTTGGCGCTGGAACACCTCGGTGCTGTTGCAAAACGAGACCAGTGGCAGCACCGAGGTGAGCAGCCAGCGCTGGCGCGCCGGTGCCAGCAAAGAGCAGGAGCGCATCGACCGCAGCTACTACCTCGAATACAACCGCGCCGACAGCATCAGCAAGGACAACACCCCATCGAACCAGGCCGAGTCGCTCAGTGCCAACTACGCCTTCACCCTGCGTGAATTTGACGCCCTGCCGTTCCCGACCAGCGGCTGGGCGCTGGGGCTGGAGGTGGGCGGTGGCACCACCCTGGGCAATGAACACATTCCTTTTGGCAGGGTGTTGGCACGCTGGCAGGCCTATGTGCCGCTGACGCGCGCCGACGACAGCGGCCTCACCGACCT is a window encoding:
- a CDS encoding vWA domain-containing protein, translated to MLIDFFYTLRAAKLPVSVKEFLTLLEALKLGVVGPKTPQAEDDETGDAPQGYKIEDFYFLSRATLVKDEKHYDKFDKAFAAYFHGVELITDITQDIPLDWLKKTLDIHLTPEQKAAIEAMGWDELMETLKKRLEEQKERHEGGSKWIGTGGTSPFGHGGYNPKGIRIGGPGQNKSAVKVWEQRAYRDYDDTQELGTRNIKVALRRLRKFAREGHVEELDLDNTIRSTATNAGYLDIKMRPERHNNVKVLLLMDVGGTMDEHIARVEELFSAAKTEFKHLEFYYFHNCVYDFVWKNNRRRFAEKFPTWDIVRKYNKDYKLIFIGDATMSPYEILQPGGSVEYGNEEAGAEWLGRLTHAYPQFAWINPEPQGVWQYRQSISIVQQLMGGRMFPMTLKGLEEAMRLLSQ
- a CDS encoding autotransporter assembly complex protein TamA translates to MSTRWYQRALGFGAVLWLAPLLVAAQTLPDPDGAAPATPPEVMATLHDSAASSPAAMDDSSATPAFTLTISAPDDIKTLLERHLELQRYRSLSDLSNDELDRLLDMAKLDANQLLATQGYFSPLVTVSRSGEAQTSATREVQMVVVPGEPVQVSQVRMQFSGPITTDPEDAAQRALITGTWLLPAGNRFTQAAWSAAKQQALQQLSSQRYPTGTVSVSEADVDPETHSATLTLTLDSGPAFRLGAMIPTGLNRYDTELVRRLARLPEGSDYDLKELVAAQQRLTRSGYFNTAFIRLDTSAADPQAAPVLVTLREAPLQKVTIGVGASSDSGARFSAEHLHQMLPGLGWRALSKLSLDQDTQSLSTELTAPPNEAGWRWNTSVLLQNETSGSTEVSSQRWRAGASKEQERIDRSYYLEYNRADSISKDNTPSNQAESLSANYAFTLREFDALPFPTSGWALGLEVGGGTTLGNEHIPFGRVLARWQAYVPLTRADDSGLTDLRAGRLALRAQLGAVVVKDGTSLPSTLLFLAGGASSVRGYALRSIGITEADGTVNAGRYLATGTVEWQRPITHNGRLTDWEGALFVDAGSVANKAARLDAQVGVGGGVRWKTPVGPLQIDLAYGVALQKWRLHLNVGFVF